In Archangium violaceum, the following are encoded in one genomic region:
- a CDS encoding DUF2019 domain-containing protein, translating to MELEKLVEEFARHVEAGTDAVWRGDSKAGSTHADRYIAAFKKLRAQGDAGRDALAVLLQHPRMDVRVTAAACLLRYRTREAKAVLEEAARGEGMVSFEAQQALQRWEDGTWALDLA from the coding sequence ATGGAGCTCGAAAAGCTCGTCGAGGAGTTCGCCCGGCATGTGGAGGCTGGGACCGACGCGGTCTGGAGGGGAGACTCCAAGGCCGGTAGCACGCATGCCGACCGGTACATCGCGGCTTTCAAGAAGCTGCGTGCCCAGGGAGATGCGGGGCGAGATGCACTTGCCGTTCTTCTCCAGCACCCACGTATGGACGTCCGGGTCACGGCGGCTGCTTGCCTGCTTCGCTATCGCACGAGGGAGGCCAAGGCGGTTCTGGAAGAGGCCGCCAGGGGAGAAGGGATGGTTTCCTTCGAGGCACAGCAAGCCTTGCAGCGGTGGGAGGACGGCACCTGGGCCTTGGACCTGGCATAG
- a CDS encoding right-handed parallel beta-helix repeat-containing protein — translation MMKRAWTWVGLTALLATLGGCSHVEKVNDKLEGIADGLSDVTTGVKEINGTFQGKVFTEEETPATEEQPAEQPLPEPTDSLKEWVKPEEVPPVEDTVGPQSKAPSNTYSREWYVSPSGSDSAAGSRDAPFRTISRAVKAVSPGELIRVQAGEYAESVVIDGNVRAGTAKAPILLKGERMPRLVPGKASGALVQVRKPHWRIEGFEVDVRRQPRFAVLFAGNTEGSSLAHSHLHDGKLGGGVTTHGGARGVTIERNHIHGFRRDPDDSHGVVVQATSRDIVIRDNDIHGNSGDSVQCLKPDNASQEPARGVLIERNHLHENGENAVDIKTCRDVVIRGNRMHGFKLSKTSKGEAVVVHYSASDVRIEDNDIAQAGRGISIGGVKEGPNPLNVMVRGNRIRDIASDGHGTGIRVENARKVQLLQNVIENTDSYGVMVGVGANKDPSEDLIVRNNDIRTGMLVRVGPKRPRLDMDDNRYRAGGLLKADQRVETRDLTRWKQATGLDQKSAYQ, via the coding sequence ATGATGAAGAGGGCTTGGACCTGGGTAGGGCTGACTGCTTTGCTGGCCACCCTGGGCGGATGCAGCCATGTGGAGAAGGTCAACGACAAGCTCGAGGGAATCGCCGACGGATTGAGCGACGTCACGACCGGTGTGAAGGAGATCAACGGCACATTCCAGGGCAAAGTGTTCACGGAAGAGGAGACGCCCGCGACGGAAGAGCAGCCAGCGGAGCAACCCCTCCCAGAACCCACTGACTCGTTGAAGGAGTGGGTGAAACCCGAAGAGGTTCCCCCGGTGGAAGACACCGTCGGTCCCCAAAGCAAGGCGCCATCGAACACCTATTCCCGTGAGTGGTACGTGAGCCCCTCGGGCTCGGACAGCGCGGCGGGTTCACGCGACGCGCCCTTTCGGACCATCAGCCGGGCCGTCAAGGCCGTGAGCCCCGGAGAGCTCATCCGGGTCCAGGCGGGCGAGTACGCGGAGAGCGTCGTCATCGATGGCAACGTCCGGGCGGGAACGGCGAAGGCTCCCATCCTCCTGAAGGGCGAGCGCATGCCGAGACTCGTCCCGGGCAAGGCCTCCGGAGCGCTGGTGCAGGTCCGCAAACCCCACTGGCGCATCGAGGGCTTCGAGGTGGATGTCCGGAGACAACCCCGCTTCGCCGTCCTCTTCGCGGGCAACACCGAGGGCTCCTCCCTGGCCCACTCCCACCTGCACGACGGGAAGCTCGGGGGCGGGGTCACCACCCATGGAGGCGCGCGAGGGGTGACCATCGAGCGCAACCACATCCATGGCTTCCGCAGGGACCCGGACGACTCCCATGGCGTGGTCGTCCAGGCCACCTCCCGCGACATCGTCATCCGGGACAATGACATCCATGGCAACTCGGGCGACTCGGTGCAGTGCCTCAAGCCGGACAATGCCAGCCAGGAGCCCGCCCGGGGCGTGCTCATCGAACGCAACCACCTCCATGAGAACGGCGAGAACGCCGTGGACATCAAGACCTGCCGCGACGTGGTCATCCGCGGCAACCGCATGCACGGCTTCAAGCTGTCAAAGACATCCAAAGGCGAGGCGGTCGTCGTGCACTACTCCGCCAGCGACGTGCGCATCGAGGACAACGACATCGCCCAGGCGGGCCGGGGCATCTCGATCGGAGGCGTCAAGGAGGGCCCCAATCCCCTCAACGTGATGGTGCGCGGCAACCGCATCCGTGACATCGCCTCGGACGGACACGGCACCGGCATCCGCGTCGAGAACGCCCGGAAGGTCCAGCTCCTCCAAAACGTCATCGAGAACACGGACAGCTACGGGGTGATGGTGGGAGTGGGTGCCAACAAAGACCCCAGCGAGGATCTGATCGTCAGGAACAACGACATCCGCACGGGCATGCTCGTCCGCGTGGGCCCCAAGCGCCCCCGGCTCGACATGGATGACAACCGCTACCGCGCGGGAGGCCTGCTCAAGGCCGATCAGCGCGTGGAGACCCGGGACCTGACCCGGTGGAAGCAGGCGACGGGGTTGGACCAGAAGAGCGCCTATCAGTAA
- a CDS encoding DUF58 domain-containing protein: protein MARRHRWSFFMPAEEHGFIRFLQDRYNGLLTPVGRVVLWAALAAALLLLGGLVTPLILFFSFSVSALVAAAVVGAPFRPRVSLTRLLPPPVSAGDTLTYRVRVENTGRRTVRHIAVEERDLPPELRAVGEPPVIDSLAPGERAEVTLRLRCSTRGVYQVGALQAASLFPSALVKWPRRSSAKDRLLVYPRFTPLESLEVPHGRNYQPGGIAVASQVGDSTEFFGTRDWHEGDRTRDIHWPSFARTGRLVVKEFQEEFFVRLALVLDVQSRSAKEDVLLEQALSLAAGMADVLARQEYIIDLFAAGPQVFHFQAGRALAHFEHILEILAALEPGDQLDMEALEAALLPESSQLSAVIFVVMDWEPSRAALVEKLKAHGVAVRVLSVRPDRKPVGLAPEEVVELS from the coding sequence ATGGCCCGACGTCACCGCTGGTCCTTCTTCATGCCGGCCGAGGAGCATGGGTTCATCCGCTTCCTCCAGGACCGGTACAACGGCCTGCTCACTCCCGTGGGACGCGTGGTGCTGTGGGCGGCGCTGGCCGCGGCGTTGCTGCTGCTCGGCGGGCTCGTCACGCCGCTCATCCTCTTCTTCTCCTTCTCCGTCTCCGCGCTGGTGGCCGCCGCCGTGGTGGGCGCGCCCTTCCGGCCCCGCGTCTCCCTCACGCGCCTGCTCCCGCCTCCCGTCTCCGCGGGTGACACGCTCACCTACCGCGTGCGCGTGGAGAACACCGGCCGGCGCACCGTGCGCCACATCGCCGTGGAGGAGCGAGACCTGCCCCCCGAGCTGCGCGCCGTGGGCGAGCCCCCCGTCATCGACTCGCTCGCGCCCGGTGAGCGCGCAGAGGTCACCCTGCGCCTGCGCTGCTCCACCCGGGGCGTCTACCAGGTGGGCGCGCTCCAGGCCGCGAGTCTCTTCCCCTCGGCGCTGGTGAAGTGGCCGAGGCGCTCGTCCGCGAAGGACCGGCTGCTCGTGTACCCGCGCTTCACCCCGCTCGAGTCGCTCGAGGTGCCGCACGGGCGCAACTACCAGCCCGGCGGCATCGCCGTGGCCTCGCAGGTGGGCGACTCCACCGAGTTCTTCGGCACCCGTGACTGGCACGAGGGGGACCGCACGCGGGACATCCACTGGCCCTCCTTCGCGCGCACCGGCCGGCTGGTGGTGAAGGAGTTCCAGGAGGAGTTCTTCGTCCGGCTGGCCCTGGTGCTCGACGTGCAGTCGCGCTCGGCGAAGGAGGACGTGCTGCTGGAGCAGGCGCTCTCGCTGGCGGCGGGCATGGCGGACGTGCTCGCGCGGCAGGAGTACATCATCGACCTGTTCGCCGCCGGGCCCCAGGTGTTCCACTTCCAGGCGGGCCGCGCGCTGGCGCACTTCGAGCACATCCTGGAAATCCTCGCCGCGCTGGAGCCGGGGGACCAGCTGGACATGGAGGCGCTGGAGGCGGCGCTGCTGCCCGAGTCCAGCCAGCTGTCCGCCGTCATCTTCGTGGTGATGGACTGGGAGCCCTCGCGCGCGGCGCTGGTGGAGAAGCTCAAGGCGCACGGGGTGGCGGTGCGGGTGCTCTCGGTGAGGCCGGACCGCAAGCCCGTGGGACTGGCCCCCGAAGAGGTGGTGGAGCTGTCATGA
- a CDS encoding transglutaminase TgpA family protein, protein MSEPHGHISRGARLIELLPVFAALVLHAVAHGRWLVCAPAMVVMLWAVLAGVRLDYTPARLLLAGALGFAVGVVMLGVSVPPTAPFPPSIFGPVCGALVGLCVLCGLGRNRYYAWTYACLLVALSMRVRALPGMAWVLGAVVLSVLLVAFVEGGFLRTGLRGAVGFGVFTVLLVGLALLLARTVAASEGLLMDAVYRMTSGTGSGGGAEFQSQVDIRSISRIPRGSERALLVVSGARPERLRMRVFDAFDGERWTTSAALAKERLTLPSGGAGEERLLALTVLAPLGAWLPAPAGMRGVDGARPEVQGGWVMKGEGLEGTALVLHASPEERLPPEAAPGESLTTLPEELKAELRPLAEALTGKALTAREKAEALETYFHHHFEYSLDVNLKGEGSPLAVLVREKRAAYCTYFASAMAALLRTQGVPTRVVGGFAPEERNTLTGATLVRERDAHAWVEVYLADEGRFVAFDPTPWRSRDEALGLTQGPPGLLGNVVGAVGTFFRKLGAALRYHPMDQLRAVGSSPVFWALLTAGALWRWWRGRRTGGRVKAGRGALDTRDAKLAAAYARYLRTLKRRAGLVPAPSETDDELLSRLRAARGDAVADVAAEFLAHYREARYRGGPAGPARWTELVERLEAVLRLPVTDRRSSGPTPSPASTGSGPGSPRADRP, encoded by the coding sequence ATGAGTGAGCCTCACGGTCACATCTCCCGGGGTGCGCGGCTCATCGAGCTGCTGCCGGTGTTCGCGGCGCTCGTGCTGCACGCGGTGGCACACGGCCGGTGGCTCGTGTGCGCGCCCGCGATGGTGGTAATGCTGTGGGCGGTGCTGGCGGGCGTGCGGCTCGACTACACCCCGGCGCGCCTGCTGCTCGCCGGCGCCCTGGGCTTCGCGGTGGGCGTGGTGATGCTCGGGGTGAGCGTGCCGCCGACGGCACCCTTCCCGCCCTCCATCTTCGGTCCGGTGTGCGGGGCCCTGGTGGGGCTGTGCGTGCTGTGCGGGCTGGGCCGCAACCGCTACTACGCCTGGACGTACGCGTGCCTCTTGGTGGCGCTCAGCATGCGGGTGCGAGCCCTTCCGGGCATGGCGTGGGTGCTGGGCGCGGTGGTGCTGAGCGTGCTGCTGGTCGCCTTCGTCGAGGGCGGTTTCCTCCGCACGGGTCTCCGGGGCGCGGTGGGCTTCGGCGTCTTCACCGTGCTGCTGGTGGGGCTGGCGCTGTTGCTGGCGCGCACGGTGGCGGCCAGCGAGGGCCTGTTGATGGACGCGGTGTACCGGATGACGAGCGGCACGGGCTCCGGGGGCGGCGCGGAGTTCCAGTCGCAGGTGGACATCCGCTCCATCTCCCGCATCCCCCGAGGCTCCGAGCGGGCGCTGCTGGTGGTGTCCGGCGCGAGGCCCGAGCGGTTGCGCATGCGGGTGTTCGACGCGTTCGATGGCGAGCGGTGGACGACCTCGGCGGCGCTGGCGAAGGAGCGGCTGACGCTGCCCTCGGGCGGGGCGGGGGAGGAGCGGTTGTTGGCGCTGACGGTGCTGGCGCCCCTGGGGGCGTGGTTGCCGGCACCCGCGGGGATGCGCGGGGTGGATGGCGCCCGGCCCGAGGTCCAGGGCGGCTGGGTGATGAAGGGGGAGGGACTGGAGGGAACCGCGCTCGTGCTGCACGCGAGCCCGGAGGAGCGCCTGCCGCCGGAGGCCGCGCCGGGGGAGTCGCTCACCACGCTTCCGGAGGAGCTGAAGGCGGAGCTGCGCCCGCTGGCGGAGGCGCTCACCGGGAAGGCGCTCACGGCGCGCGAGAAGGCGGAGGCCTTGGAGACGTACTTCCACCACCATTTCGAGTACTCGCTGGACGTGAACCTGAAGGGAGAGGGCAGCCCGCTGGCGGTGCTGGTGCGGGAGAAGCGGGCGGCGTACTGCACGTACTTCGCGAGCGCGATGGCGGCGCTGCTGCGCACCCAGGGCGTGCCGACGCGGGTGGTGGGGGGCTTCGCGCCCGAGGAGCGCAACACGCTCACCGGGGCCACGCTGGTGCGTGAGCGGGATGCGCACGCCTGGGTGGAGGTGTACCTCGCGGACGAGGGGCGCTTCGTGGCCTTCGACCCGACGCCGTGGCGCAGCCGGGACGAGGCGCTCGGGCTGACGCAGGGGCCACCGGGGTTGCTCGGGAATGTCGTGGGCGCGGTGGGGACGTTCTTCCGGAAGCTGGGTGCGGCGCTGCGCTACCACCCGATGGACCAGCTTCGCGCGGTGGGAAGCTCGCCGGTGTTCTGGGCGCTCCTCACGGCGGGGGCGCTGTGGCGGTGGTGGCGGGGACGGCGGACGGGCGGCCGGGTGAAGGCGGGGCGCGGAGCCCTGGACACCCGGGACGCGAAGCTCGCGGCGGCCTACGCGCGCTACCTGAGGACGCTGAAGCGGAGGGCGGGCCTGGTGCCAGCGCCCTCGGAGACGGACGACGAGCTGCTGTCGCGGCTGCGCGCGGCGCGAGGGGACGCGGTGGCGGACGTGGCGGCCGAGTTCCTCGCGCACTACCGCGAGGCGCGCTATCGGGGTGGGCCCGCCGGTCCGGCGCGGTGGACCGAGCTGGTGGAGCGGCTCGAGGCCGTGCTGCGCCTTCCCGTTACTGATAGGCGCTCTTCTGGTCCAACCCCGTCGCCTGCTTCCACCGGGTCAGGTCCCGGGTCTCCACGCGCTGATCGGCCTTGA
- a CDS encoding helix-turn-helix domain-containing protein yields MSRLPDRVEHPLSMSLGAAVLAARLRAALTPSEVARRVGVPLDMYGRIERGETFPSVLTLRRLCLALEIPSDELLGLDAPESLDMNRLVSAARGLKVSQLRLLHRLAESLLPSQRG; encoded by the coding sequence ATGTCCCGGCTCCCCGACCGTGTTGAACATCCGTTGTCGATGTCCCTTGGAGCGGCGGTCCTGGCCGCCCGGCTGCGCGCGGCGCTCACGCCGTCCGAGGTGGCGCGCCGGGTGGGCGTGCCGCTCGACATGTATGGCCGTATCGAGCGGGGCGAGACGTTCCCCAGCGTCCTCACGCTGCGGCGGCTGTGCCTGGCGCTGGAGATTCCCTCGGACGAGCTGCTGGGGCTGGATGCTCCCGAGTCCCTGGACATGAACCGCCTGGTGAGCGCCGCGCGCGGGTTGAAGGTCTCGCAACTGCGGCTGCTGCACCGGCTGGCCGAGTCGCTCCTCCCTTCCCAGCGGGGGTGA
- a CDS encoding PIN domain-containing protein encodes MPFVVVYDACVLYPAPLRDLLVRLGRTGLCQVKWTRQILDECFRSIAAQRPDLRPERLLRNRELLEQAILDVQVSDHEGLIDGISGLPDPDDRHVVAAAIRCGAQVIVTFNLKDFPERVLARHGMEAQHPDDFVRGLIDLDEATVAQVVRAQANSLKNPPKTLAEVLERLREQGLAVSVAMLEELLGV; translated from the coding sequence ATGCCATTCGTCGTGGTCTACGACGCCTGCGTCCTCTATCCGGCTCCGCTCAGGGACCTCCTCGTCCGACTGGGCCGCACCGGTCTTTGCCAGGTGAAGTGGACCCGGCAGATCCTGGACGAATGCTTCCGAAGCATCGCGGCGCAACGACCCGATCTACGGCCCGAACGGCTTCTCCGAAACCGTGAGCTGCTGGAGCAGGCCATCCTGGATGTGCAGGTGAGTGACCATGAAGGTCTCATCGACGGCATCAGCGGACTGCCAGACCCCGATGACCGTCATGTCGTCGCGGCGGCCATTCGCTGCGGTGCCCAGGTCATCGTGACCTTCAACCTCAAGGACTTCCCCGAGCGGGTGCTGGCACGCCATGGGATGGAGGCGCAGCACCCGGACGACTTCGTGCGAGGCCTCATCGATCTCGACGAGGCCACGGTGGCCCAGGTGGTCCGGGCACAAGCCAATTCCTTGAAGAACCCACCGAAGACGCTCGCAGAGGTGCTGGAGCGCCTGCGCGAGCAGGGTCTGGCCGTCTCGGTCGCCATGCTCGAGGAACTTCTCGGCGTCTGA
- a CDS encoding AAA family ATPase encodes MSSSPVKVSLTERAAPVRVLVSRLADNLERVIRGKREALELVLCAVAAGGHVLLEDVPGTGKTTLAKALALSIGGSFKRVQFTPDLLPTDIVGASIFNPQEGTFRFREGPLFANVLIADEINRASPRTQSALLEALSEGQVTVDGQSHVLAPPFLCIATQNPVEFHGTYPLPEASLDRFAVQLSLGYLPEDEERTLLMTRSGPPPLEGMKPVCTVSEVTELQRQVQEVKLEESVADYLLRIVQATRGHPSIRLGVSTRGALVYGRMARARALMQGRDYVLPEDLKALGVPVLAHRLVLDTRARYAGADKRALTKELVGSVPVPR; translated from the coding sequence ATGTCATCGTCCCCTGTGAAGGTCTCCCTCACCGAGCGTGCGGCTCCGGTGCGCGTGCTGGTGTCCCGGCTGGCCGACAACCTGGAGCGAGTCATCCGCGGCAAGCGCGAGGCGCTGGAGCTGGTGCTGTGCGCGGTGGCCGCCGGAGGGCACGTGCTGCTGGAGGACGTACCGGGCACGGGGAAGACGACGCTGGCGAAGGCGCTGGCGCTGAGCATCGGCGGCAGCTTCAAGCGGGTGCAGTTCACGCCGGACCTGCTGCCCACGGACATCGTCGGCGCGTCCATCTTCAATCCGCAGGAGGGCACGTTCCGCTTCCGGGAGGGGCCGCTGTTCGCCAACGTGTTGATCGCCGATGAGATCAACCGGGCCTCGCCACGTACGCAGTCGGCGCTGCTGGAGGCGCTGAGCGAGGGGCAGGTGACGGTGGATGGGCAGTCGCACGTGCTGGCGCCGCCGTTCCTGTGCATCGCGACGCAGAACCCGGTGGAGTTCCACGGCACGTATCCGCTGCCCGAGGCGTCGCTGGATCGGTTCGCGGTGCAGCTGTCGCTGGGGTACCTGCCGGAGGACGAGGAGCGGACGCTGCTGATGACGCGCTCGGGGCCGCCGCCGCTGGAGGGGATGAAGCCGGTGTGCACGGTGTCGGAGGTGACGGAGCTGCAGAGGCAGGTGCAGGAGGTGAAGCTGGAGGAGTCGGTGGCGGACTACCTGCTGCGAATCGTGCAGGCGACGCGAGGGCACCCGAGCATCCGGCTGGGGGTGTCGACGCGCGGGGCGCTCGTGTACGGGCGGATGGCGAGGGCGCGGGCGTTGATGCAGGGGCGGGACTACGTGCTGCCAGAGGACCTGAAGGCGCTGGGAGTGCCGGTGCTGGCGCACAGGCTGGTGCTGGATACGCGGGCGCGCTACGCGGGAGCGGACAAGCGAGCGCTCACGAAGGAGCTCGTCGGCTCCGTGCCTGTGCCCCGGTGA
- a CDS encoding helix-turn-helix domain-containing protein yields the protein MAATLDLDEVVPPNEAEAEAAAQAARALARYLKPARRRARYVALRPEGAPAEQESISVPREAFELFVKILEQMAQGHAVTVVPIHAELTTQEAANLLNVSRPFLIGLLDQGKIPFHKVGTHRRIRFEELLAYKRREEQRQEQVLSELAAEAQELDLGY from the coding sequence ATGGCCGCCACGCTGGACCTCGATGAGGTCGTACCGCCGAACGAGGCCGAGGCCGAGGCCGCCGCACAGGCTGCCCGGGCACTGGCCCGATACCTCAAGCCCGCCAGACGTCGGGCCCGTTACGTCGCCCTCCGCCCGGAAGGAGCACCCGCCGAGCAGGAGTCCATCTCCGTGCCGCGAGAGGCGTTCGAGCTCTTCGTGAAGATCCTGGAGCAGATGGCCCAGGGCCATGCGGTGACCGTCGTTCCCATCCATGCCGAGCTGACCACCCAGGAGGCAGCCAACCTCCTGAACGTCTCACGCCCGTTCCTCATCGGACTGCTCGACCAGGGAAAGATTCCGTTCCACAAGGTGGGGACCCATCGCCGCATCCGCTTCGAGGAGCTGCTCGCCTACAAACGTCGGGAGGAGCAGCGTCAGGAGCAGGTCCTGAGCGAGCTGGCCGCTGAAGCCCAGGAGCTCGATCTCGGCTACTGA
- a CDS encoding Ig-like domain-containing protein, whose amino-acid sequence MRSRTKVLLFGLLAGLWMIATGCAPKKSTGSVQVWGTVQASLASPSSVARVSLTVSAPGNDSRTVNLGRRGGQWTGVVAELPTGAVHTFSAEAFDSAGTRLQVGEATGITLADEQVTVVSLSLREMSPPEPPVNVAPVLTSLVAGPGSVAPGGTLSLAATAWDANPGDTLTYAWTASAGSFSSTSSGSTTWTAPPDTGRATLTLTVTDSQGALAGLSLVLPVSESTGSSAAGFSLNTWRSVTGRIPSGRPLSRCMGSPGRWPWPPGMGPPWR is encoded by the coding sequence ATGCGCTCCAGGACGAAGGTGCTCTTGTTCGGCCTGCTGGCCGGGCTGTGGATGATCGCGACGGGCTGTGCTCCCAAGAAGTCCACCGGTTCGGTGCAGGTATGGGGGACGGTCCAGGCGAGCCTGGCCTCGCCGAGCAGTGTCGCCCGGGTGTCGCTGACGGTGAGCGCACCGGGCAATGACTCGCGCACCGTGAACCTCGGCCGCAGGGGCGGTCAGTGGACCGGTGTCGTCGCGGAGCTGCCCACCGGTGCCGTCCATACCTTCTCGGCGGAGGCCTTCGATTCCGCGGGCACCCGGCTCCAGGTCGGAGAGGCCACGGGCATCACGCTCGCCGACGAGCAGGTCACCGTGGTCTCCCTCTCCCTTCGCGAGATGAGTCCCCCGGAGCCCCCGGTGAACGTGGCCCCTGTCCTCACGTCGCTCGTGGCCGGTCCCGGCTCCGTGGCTCCGGGAGGCACGCTCTCCCTGGCGGCTACGGCCTGGGATGCCAATCCGGGCGACACCCTCACCTATGCCTGGACGGCCTCGGCGGGCTCCTTCTCCTCCACTTCGAGCGGCTCCACCACCTGGACGGCGCCACCGGACACGGGCCGCGCCACCCTCACGCTCACGGTGACGGACTCACAGGGCGCCCTGGCGGGCCTCAGCCTCGTCCTTCCCGTGAGCGAGAGCACCGGAAGCAGCGCCGCGGGCTTCTCCCTCAACACCTGGCGCTCGGTGACGGGACGAATACCGAGCGGAAGACCCCTGTCCAGGTGCATGGGCTCACCGGGGCGCTGGCCGTGGCCGCCGGGTATGGGTCCTCCCTGGCGATGA
- a CDS encoding inositol monophosphatase family protein: MRELQPIIDAVRLACELCRRVQSSEAGVTRKSDASPVTIADYGSQALLCRAIRRHFPDDGVIAEEGGEAFLSVPQPEREQALRLVGRLLGEQVGEEDFVRWLDHGRGVRSDRIWVIDPVDGTEGFVHGRAYAVCVGTLVEGEPRDGVIGAPVSPLDEGGTLFYTDGGGAWSELLAGGEPRPLHVSDRADPPSLRIVESYVMGRRSREIADRVYAEAGLDARRIKRYDGMVKYALLAAGAADLYVRGPRDSRKNPHKLWDHVAGTALVRAAGGQVTGLDGRAVDFSQGTELRTPGLLVSNGRIHMRLVEAMERVAGEEWGFLSHSH; this comes from the coding sequence GTGCGAGAGCTACAACCCATCATCGACGCGGTCCGACTCGCGTGTGAGCTATGCCGCCGGGTCCAGTCTTCCGAGGCGGGTGTCACCCGAAAGAGCGACGCCAGTCCCGTCACCATCGCGGATTACGGCTCGCAGGCCCTGCTGTGCCGGGCCATCCGCCGCCACTTCCCCGATGACGGCGTCATTGCCGAGGAGGGCGGTGAGGCCTTCCTCTCCGTGCCCCAGCCCGAGCGGGAGCAGGCCCTGCGCCTGGTGGGCAGGTTGCTCGGGGAGCAGGTGGGCGAGGAGGACTTCGTCCGTTGGCTGGACCATGGGCGCGGTGTGCGCTCGGACCGGATCTGGGTCATCGACCCCGTGGACGGCACCGAGGGCTTCGTCCACGGGCGCGCGTATGCCGTGTGCGTGGGGACGCTGGTGGAGGGCGAGCCCCGGGATGGCGTCATCGGCGCGCCGGTGTCGCCGCTGGACGAGGGGGGCACGCTCTTCTACACGGACGGCGGCGGCGCCTGGTCCGAGCTGCTCGCGGGCGGCGAGCCGCGCCCCCTGCACGTGTCAGACCGCGCGGATCCTCCGAGCCTGCGCATCGTGGAGAGCTACGTGATGGGTCGGCGCTCGCGGGAGATCGCGGACCGGGTGTACGCGGAGGCGGGGCTCGATGCGCGGCGCATCAAGCGCTACGACGGCATGGTGAAGTACGCGCTGCTGGCGGCGGGGGCGGCGGACCTGTACGTGCGAGGGCCTCGGGACTCGCGGAAGAATCCGCACAAGCTCTGGGACCACGTGGCGGGCACGGCGCTGGTGCGCGCGGCGGGCGGCCAGGTCACGGGGCTGGATGGCCGGGCGGTGGACTTCTCGCAGGGCACGGAGCTGCGCACCCCGGGGCTGCTCGTGAGCAACGGGCGCATCCACATGCGCCTCGTCGAGGCCATGGAGCGCGTGGCCGGCGAGGAGTGGGGCTTCCTGTCTCACTCCCACTGA
- a CDS encoding MFS transporter, which translates to MASPASVWNVLPLLRRNPDYRRLFCATVVSLLGDWFAFVAISGFVTESTGRPGSAAAVHAASVLPAFLLSPLAGLIADRVDRKRLMVAVDLLRVLPALGLLAALRWHSPGLAIACVALLAALSSFFDPVAEASVPNVVAPEELSLAQAAMGGVWGTMLFIGAAVGGLTTLAFGREVSILFNAATFLVSALLVWGIRRPLQHHGPPSAHGMWRQLGEVWTLTRQSRLTRSLLLTKLGVGLGNGIVGLLPAFATTRFASGDAGVGMLLAARGLGALLGPFLGQGWARDDGRRLLLVCGGSMLTYGLAYLLLPWAPSLPLAALCVLLAHLGGGAQWVLSTYGLQMSTPDGMRGRVLAIDFGLATLTVGVSSLAAGAAAETVGLTQASWGLAGLSLAYGAWWLGWTRDLWKRPAPRQWE; encoded by the coding sequence ATGGCCTCCCCCGCCTCCGTCTGGAACGTGCTGCCGCTGCTGCGGCGCAACCCGGACTACCGACGCCTCTTCTGCGCCACCGTCGTCTCCCTGCTCGGCGACTGGTTCGCCTTCGTGGCCATCAGCGGCTTCGTCACCGAGTCCACCGGCCGCCCCGGCTCGGCCGCCGCCGTGCACGCCGCCAGCGTCCTGCCCGCCTTCCTCCTCTCTCCCCTGGCCGGCCTCATCGCGGACCGCGTGGATCGCAAGCGCCTCATGGTCGCCGTGGATCTGCTGCGCGTGCTGCCCGCGCTCGGCCTGCTCGCCGCCCTGCGCTGGCACTCCCCCGGGCTCGCCATCGCCTGCGTGGCCCTGCTCGCCGCGCTCTCCTCCTTCTTCGACCCCGTCGCCGAGGCCTCCGTCCCCAACGTCGTCGCCCCCGAGGAGCTCTCCCTCGCCCAGGCGGCCATGGGCGGCGTCTGGGGCACCATGCTCTTCATCGGCGCCGCCGTGGGAGGCCTCACCACCCTCGCCTTCGGCCGCGAGGTCAGCATCCTCTTCAACGCCGCCACCTTCCTCGTCTCCGCCCTGCTCGTGTGGGGCATCCGCCGCCCCCTCCAGCACCACGGCCCCCCCTCCGCCCACGGCATGTGGCGCCAGCTGGGCGAGGTGTGGACGCTCACCCGCCAGAGCCGACTCACCCGCTCGCTGCTCCTCACCAAGCTCGGCGTGGGGCTGGGCAATGGCATCGTCGGGCTGCTGCCCGCCTTCGCCACCACCCGCTTCGCCTCGGGGGACGCGGGCGTGGGCATGCTGCTGGCCGCGCGCGGGCTGGGCGCGCTGCTGGGCCCCTTCCTCGGCCAGGGCTGGGCCCGTGACGACGGGCGGCGCCTGCTCCTGGTGTGCGGCGGCTCGATGCTGACGTACGGGCTCGCCTACCTGCTGCTGCCCTGGGCCCCCTCGCTGCCGCTGGCCGCCCTGTGCGTGCTGCTGGCGCACCTGGGCGGCGGCGCGCAATGGGTCCTCTCCACCTATGGCCTCCAGATGTCCACGCCGGATGGGATGCGCGGGCGCGTGCTCGCCATCGACTTCGGACTGGCCACGCTCACCGTCGGCGTGTCCTCCCTGGCCGCGGGGGCCGCCGCCGAGACCGTGGGCCTGACCCAGGCCTCCTGGGGGCTGGCCGGGCTGTCACTCGCCTACGGCGCCTGGTGGTTGGGGTGGACGCGGGACCTGTGGAAGCGCCCCGCGCCGCGTCAGTGGGAGTGA